In one Nitrososphaera viennensis EN76 genomic region, the following are encoded:
- a CDS encoding tetratricopeptide repeat protein, protein MESSQPEHFISLPLVSKSEESPRLPLAINVVAKYWGEDLSTATEESSQGHAPRGTVMIGGIELAERHGLACYVFKGSLKDVKKRIDQGIPPIVVMPGIHDIAQHATVVSGYDLDERRILTYVPEPDTIGAIPEQKFEQDWEQDDMTEIVLIPADMKDLMKNEDLKFSKSNRACFEAERLRQEGRTEKAVERLRQAAEADPENAQAWSQLAGIYNEQGSDQAVPCYERAIRINPRYYLAYRGLGNYYLKKKDYSLAEAYYTKAIGISSSRYGPIYKNRAVARMQNGNNAGAKEDLAKYLEQTPGAADRESIKEAIAQL, encoded by the coding sequence TTGGAGTCTTCGCAGCCCGAGCATTTCATTTCGCTTCCGCTTGTGAGCAAGAGCGAGGAAAGCCCGCGGCTTCCGCTTGCCATCAACGTCGTTGCAAAATACTGGGGCGAGGACCTATCGACAGCAACAGAAGAATCGTCGCAGGGCCACGCGCCAAGGGGCACGGTCATGATAGGCGGAATAGAGCTTGCAGAAAGGCACGGGCTTGCATGCTATGTTTTCAAGGGCTCGCTAAAAGATGTCAAAAAAAGAATAGACCAGGGCATACCCCCGATAGTCGTGATGCCGGGCATCCACGATATCGCCCAGCACGCAACGGTGGTTTCGGGGTACGACCTTGACGAGCGCAGGATCCTGACATATGTGCCAGAGCCGGACACGATAGGCGCAATCCCGGAGCAAAAGTTCGAGCAGGACTGGGAGCAGGACGACATGACAGAGATTGTCCTGATCCCTGCAGACATGAAGGACCTCATGAAAAACGAGGACCTGAAATTTTCAAAATCCAACAGGGCATGCTTTGAGGCAGAGCGGCTCAGGCAGGAAGGCAGGACAGAAAAGGCGGTGGAGAGACTGCGGCAGGCAGCCGAGGCAGACCCGGAAAACGCGCAGGCGTGGTCGCAGCTTGCAGGCATCTACAACGAGCAGGGCTCCGACCAGGCGGTGCCGTGCTACGAGCGCGCCATCAGGATTAACCCGCGCTACTACCTTGCGTACAGGGGCCTTGGCAACTATTACCTGAAAAAGAAGGACTATTCCCTTGCAGAGGCATACTATACAAAAGCAATTGGCATCAGCTCTTCGCGCTATGGCCCGATATACAAGAACAGGGCGGTGGCAAGGATGCAGAACGGCAACAACGCCGGCGCCAAGGAAGACCTGGCAAAATACCTTGAGCAGACGCCGGGCGCTGCGGATAGAGAGAGCATCAAAGAGGCAATAGCCCAGCTCTAA
- a CDS encoding putative quinol monooxygenase, protein MKPTTDPEKYKLVTGDSVRVIASFRAKPGKHEALKQILASLVEPTRAEPGCIAYILHQDANDNRHFVFDEIWVNMQALKEHSAKPYILALPQKLQEIVSEPPRVETFYEVSS, encoded by the coding sequence TTGAAGCCGACGACAGACCCGGAAAAATACAAGCTCGTGACTGGCGACTCTGTCCGCGTCATTGCCTCTTTCAGGGCAAAGCCGGGAAAACATGAAGCGCTAAAACAAATCCTTGCGTCGCTTGTGGAGCCCACCCGGGCCGAGCCGGGGTGCATAGCATACATCCTGCACCAGGATGCAAACGACAATCGCCATTTTGTATTTGACGAGATCTGGGTAAACATGCAGGCCCTGAAAGAGCACTCGGCCAAACCGTACATTCTGGCGCTCCCGCAAAAGTTGCAGGAAATAGTGTCCGAGCCTCCGCGGGTAGAGACGTTTTATGAAGTATCCTCTTAG
- a CDS encoding type 1 glutamine amidotransferase has protein sequence MSPTLVVDNLSPFTPDILACLDKLGAAHTYRKYSEVTQDDLEKCKRVILSGRRRNDQAVNAANSRIVRHCHDNDVPLLGICYGAEIIALTLGGSIRRMPSHVHEQIEIATLPSPLVPSKDKISVYESHGFCIARLPEGFVRLAGSKYCEHEIFAHRTKKIYGTQFHPEKSGPDGLDLLEEFAKITL, from the coding sequence GTGTCGCCAACGCTAGTGGTAGACAACCTGTCACCGTTTACGCCAGACATCCTTGCGTGCCTTGACAAGCTCGGCGCGGCGCACACCTACAGGAAATATTCAGAGGTGACGCAAGACGACCTTGAAAAATGCAAAAGGGTCATCCTGTCTGGAAGGCGCAGAAACGACCAGGCCGTGAACGCTGCAAACTCGCGGATAGTGAGGCACTGCCACGATAACGATGTTCCGCTGCTTGGCATATGCTACGGCGCAGAGATAATCGCGCTGACGCTTGGTGGCTCGATACGCAGGATGCCCTCGCATGTGCACGAGCAGATCGAGATCGCTACATTGCCAAGCCCGCTCGTCCCTTCAAAGGACAAGATATCGGTGTACGAAAGCCACGGCTTTTGCATAGCCCGCCTGCCGGAAGGCTTTGTGCGCCTTGCAGGGTCAAAATACTGCGAGCACGAGATTTTTGCGCACAGGACAAAAAAGATCTACGGCACCCAGTTCCACCCGGAAAAGAGCGGGCCTGACGGCCTTGACCTCCTTGAAGAGTTCGCAAAGATTACATTATAA
- a CDS encoding UPF0182 family protein — MWDTYSSGEDKAPRADVGRLVKWGILAAMGIVIFTVASNQAVNLLLNLSEFGDVYSKTLYYSIISGLALAAIALVRVNAASRHSIVWYAVSLIVRFVKRNDFEALSKPARYSDFHMSPLSFGLWQATKVVVLAPLFANMGFGMAMAYMAEGNDIDISSIGSILSIPFANVPADGAFARENVVPAIPALALLMPALISAVGVRLLVYVGVSGAVNVVSQYMVDAAEHKPKFLSYISTVEVIVGAAIFWAGFTLFFSAGIDFNTKYLIAGALALGAALILYGFMDKRRARVIIYPPRRHVYMRLVTVAAVVAIVGSIVAVNTSIAEAKKVEWRGPYIAQEIAVNRNIAELDQVSVVNYDVKPPSVAPANIPQMVNANRDTLNNIRLWDKDAASQKLKPELGQRNDIAFADTDMLRFSGTMYWTGTTTPKLPDTVAQGTEWFNQHLVYTHAIPGFKMLEADTGSIVNEDKFLPQERIYYGESGSEGLFSRSWSAYPVGRSTSDEISQFFYNGTGGIDVSPPVSWMFEPNFMLSYPDTPIHIMRYKDIHDRMGLLYPYFVYDFAFSNDDTAVAPVFQKVGVLPVTDGKNTYWLMPLVVALDTSHVPWGSPFMLKLVGYSLIDTYNGDSKIIVTGNDKFSDMFYDQYKDLGATRDVPQWLDQQIRYPEEMFIWKIAKFNRYHVTDPKAFIEARQFYDIPKDGSKDIPPYYIMTKPQGFDSAQFVGFQSLELSGSSTKNLVGYMIVENDLPTLGKMTFYSVPFDSATKLIGPSAAREALEKDREYKNVKTLLQGSSRVGENILYRIGDQEVYFIPVYTSNTSGGVVSQIGTIAAVGASVTGTFNVGLGDNPVQAFENYLLKAAGQQPTEVTPGRGTDGTPAPTTLDVQDRIDAIERVFSEAGLQVVKPTAISSPLEFREAGATYKAETDFKFVEEAIARFMQDNPPDNGRVYEWQDGNKVNFGVLKVSGGIVENHYIAIEVS; from the coding sequence TTGTGGGACACGTACAGCAGTGGTGAGGACAAGGCGCCCCGCGCCGACGTCGGCAGGCTCGTCAAGTGGGGCATCCTTGCAGCGATGGGCATCGTGATATTCACGGTAGCCAGCAACCAGGCAGTCAACCTGCTCCTCAACCTGTCTGAATTCGGAGACGTCTACTCAAAGACGCTCTACTACTCCATCATCTCCGGGCTTGCACTTGCCGCAATAGCGCTTGTGCGCGTAAACGCCGCAAGCAGGCACTCCATAGTATGGTACGCAGTCAGCCTGATAGTCCGGTTCGTCAAGAGAAACGACTTTGAGGCGCTGTCAAAGCCGGCCCGTTATTCTGACTTTCACATGAGCCCGCTCAGCTTTGGGCTGTGGCAGGCCACAAAGGTAGTGGTCCTTGCGCCGCTCTTTGCCAACATGGGCTTTGGCATGGCAATGGCGTACATGGCTGAAGGAAACGACATCGACATTTCAAGCATCGGCTCGATCCTCTCCATCCCGTTTGCCAACGTGCCGGCCGACGGCGCGTTTGCCCGGGAAAACGTCGTCCCGGCGATACCGGCGCTTGCGCTTTTGATGCCTGCGCTCATAAGCGCAGTCGGGGTGCGGCTGCTCGTCTACGTGGGCGTGTCAGGCGCAGTCAATGTCGTGTCGCAGTACATGGTGGATGCGGCAGAGCACAAGCCCAAGTTCCTCTCGTACATATCGACAGTCGAGGTGATCGTGGGCGCAGCCATATTCTGGGCGGGCTTTACCCTCTTTTTCAGCGCAGGCATCGACTTTAACACGAAATACCTGATAGCCGGCGCCCTTGCGCTTGGCGCGGCGCTCATCCTGTACGGGTTTATGGACAAAAGGCGCGCCCGCGTGATCATCTACCCGCCAAGAAGGCACGTCTACATGCGCCTTGTGACGGTCGCCGCGGTCGTGGCAATCGTAGGCTCGATAGTCGCGGTGAACACGAGCATAGCAGAGGCAAAAAAGGTCGAGTGGCGCGGGCCGTACATCGCGCAGGAAATTGCGGTCAACCGCAACATTGCAGAACTTGACCAGGTAAGCGTCGTGAACTATGACGTCAAGCCGCCGTCGGTTGCGCCGGCAAACATACCGCAGATGGTAAACGCCAACCGCGACACCCTGAACAACATACGGCTGTGGGACAAGGATGCGGCAAGCCAGAAACTAAAGCCGGAGCTGGGCCAGAGAAACGACATCGCCTTTGCCGACACGGACATGCTGCGCTTTTCCGGCACGATGTACTGGACGGGAACGACCACCCCGAAACTGCCAGACACGGTCGCGCAGGGGACGGAGTGGTTCAACCAGCACCTTGTATACACGCACGCAATCCCGGGGTTCAAGATGCTTGAAGCCGACACTGGAAGCATCGTCAACGAAGACAAGTTCTTGCCCCAGGAGCGTATCTACTATGGCGAAAGCGGAAGCGAAGGGCTGTTCTCCCGCAGCTGGTCAGCGTACCCCGTCGGAAGGTCCACAAGCGACGAGATATCCCAGTTCTTTTACAACGGCACAGGAGGCATCGACGTGTCCCCTCCTGTCAGCTGGATGTTTGAGCCAAACTTTATGCTGTCGTACCCGGACACCCCGATCCACATCATGAGGTACAAGGACATCCACGACAGGATGGGCTTGCTGTACCCGTATTTCGTGTACGACTTTGCGTTCAGCAACGACGACACGGCGGTCGCGCCAGTGTTCCAGAAAGTAGGGGTGCTCCCGGTCACCGACGGCAAGAACACGTACTGGCTGATGCCGCTTGTAGTTGCGCTTGACACGTCGCACGTGCCCTGGGGATCGCCTTTCATGCTAAAGCTTGTGGGCTACTCGCTGATCGACACGTACAACGGCGACTCGAAGATAATAGTGACTGGAAACGACAAGTTCTCGGACATGTTCTACGACCAGTACAAGGACCTTGGCGCCACCCGCGACGTCCCGCAGTGGCTTGACCAGCAGATCCGCTATCCAGAGGAGATGTTCATCTGGAAGATAGCAAAATTCAACCGCTACCACGTCACCGACCCCAAGGCGTTCATCGAGGCAAGGCAGTTCTACGACATACCAAAGGACGGCTCAAAGGACATACCGCCCTACTACATCATGACCAAGCCGCAGGGCTTTGACAGTGCGCAGTTTGTGGGATTCCAGTCGCTGGAGCTGAGCGGCTCGTCCACAAAGAACCTCGTCGGCTACATGATAGTGGAAAACGACCTGCCGACGCTCGGCAAGATGACCTTCTACTCAGTCCCGTTTGACTCGGCGACAAAGCTGATAGGCCCCTCGGCTGCCCGGGAGGCGCTTGAAAAAGACAGGGAATACAAGAACGTCAAGACGCTCTTGCAGGGCAGCTCCAGGGTCGGCGAGAACATACTGTACAGGATAGGCGACCAGGAAGTGTATTTCATACCCGTATACACTTCAAACACTTCGGGAGGAGTCGTGTCGCAGATAGGCACCATTGCCGCAGTCGGCGCGTCTGTCACGGGCACGTTCAACGTGGGGCTTGGGGACAACCCCGTGCAGGCCTTTGAGAACTATTTGCTCAAGGCTGCAGGGCAGCAGCCCACTGAAGTCACGCCCGGCCGGGGGACGGACGGCACGCCGGCGCCAACAACTCTGGACGTGCAGGACAGGATAGACGCCATAGAGCGCGTCTTTTCTGAGGCCGGCTTGCAGGTGGTAAAGCCGACTGCCATCTCGTCGCCTCTTGAATTCAGAGAAGCAGGAGCCACGTACAAGGCCGAGACGGACTTTAAGTTTGTTGAGGAGGCGATAGCCAGGTTCATGCAGGACAACCCGCCGGACAACGGCAGGGTGTACGAGTGGCAGGACGGGAACAAAGTAAACTTTGGCGTGCTCAAGGTATCCGGCGGAATCGTCGAGAACCACTACATTGCAATCGAGGTAAGTTGA